TAATCAACATGCGACAGTAGCGCTCCTGGTGATAGCGGACTCGCCAATTGTTGAAAGAGAATGTCAAGCTAAAACTGGAATTAGTAAGTGAATTATCAGTTTATCACTGGACTTTTTTACTTTCTACCCCTTTCAGGTTATTAATTGATTAGTGCATGCTTTCATTTGCTGTTTGCTGTTGATTTGAATCATTTAATTTGTTTCTAATGACGTTTGTTTCTGCATTTCGGTTTTGATGATCACAGTTTCCAGAAAGCATCCACTGATcatgatgaaataaaaaccataataggtacctacttatttgtttCTGACAATTAATATTCCTGATTCGTTTTCTaggaagaaaaagaaatcgagatgaaaaagatgaaacCTATGCTCAGTAttcagagaaaaattgaaatttatgagaTGATACTTGCGCCGGAATTGAAAGATCCTACATCCGTATTTAACCATAGTGTCATTAAGGGTACACACCAGTTAATGGAGTATCATGAAGCAAAATGGGCGATTATTCTAACCAAAATCAGTGACCCGAGAGTAGTACGACTCAACGGCTTAATTGCGAGCGCAAATATAACATCGTTAATGTTTTGTCACACGATAGGCAGATTTTTCACAATAGCTTTAGGATTAGGAGGAATTCATGTGCCGGACCTCAATAGCTATGGTAAACAAGAGATGGTGGATATACTTGAAAGTGACTTTCATATCTACGATAATTCGACCATTAGATGCATCACCGATATTTTAATGGTCATGtaataaaaatgtaacaaaTTATTTGCATAATCATTTTTTGTCTTCCATGATAGATAatatgtaatcatttttttttcctacgagGAATATCCATGTACAGTTATACAACTATCTTAATTTCTTGTCATTACGAATACAATTGTTTATTGTttaaattgatgtttttcttttttttatgatttctttGTACACATCCCtcacggaaaaaaaatagtagtttTCACGTAGTAGTACTAAGTAGTACTTGGCTTAATTTACTACTAGTTTCGAAGTACTACTCCAGAACTATACCAATGCAAATTGCAAACTAACATAACAACTCCTGAAAgttataattattcaaaaataaaagttcacTTGTACTACGAAGATCTAAAGATTATGTGTAGTCATTGACGTTACAAATGGGTTTTTACCGAAAATGCTAGCGTTTACCGTTAccttgttcaaaattcaaaaataaaatagaaaattgaattaattgcAAGAGGGTTgtcaagttatttttttctgcgAAGCTGCATAAAATCTTAttcaattcagttttttaaatacTCAACATCAACATCTCGTGAAAGAAAGAacctattaaaaattcaaactacgattacctttttttgaattttgatgttcgAGAATACGTCAAATTTGCTCTGAAGTCACAACAATGAATTCGAACGCTACacaataaaaaactgaaaaagaaaattcaaagtcaCTTTTCAGATATTCAAAAGAGCTCAACAATAGGAGAGTTCCTAgcgaaaaataaaacacgacGCTTTACTCAAAACGTTTACTTCTctaagtatttaaaaatgacAACTCAAAGAAACTTCAATGTAAAAATACGATAACGATAATGGTAGTAAAACTTCGAAATCTAATCAAATCTACACGACGTATATGGTCTTTTTCATTTAATGTCCGAAAAACTTAGAAATACGTAacacaagtaaaaaaaatctcattgtCGTACAGGTATtgattaattacaaaaaaaaacaaccatcgAGCAATATGATTTCAGGGTTGATGAAATTATCCATCATTATTTCTATTCATGTTTCTTGTGATACTATATGGTTCTCAAACGGCCAAAATATGTAGTAAGGGAGAGAATTGGAAATCGTTTAAAGGCtacaatcgaataaaaataatccaaatCACACATAAATACTTCTTACATCATCCCACGAACTAAAATGATGTAGAAATTGAATCCAAAACAACAATACAACTCGAGAATACTTCCATACACTTTCTCAATCGGGAAATTCTCAATAGAGGGAGAAGaattaccaccaaaaaaaaaaaaaaactaaacaaaaaataGTAGGAAAATTGCTACGTAATTTAAAacaaagggggaaaaaatgaaacattgatACACCATCATCATCAATGTACAAAATACAGATACACGCTTATAGAGTAAGATTTACGATAACGTTGAACTGAACAAGAGCAAAGATAACCGAAACTGCGGCAGTCTTTTGCATCCGGTTAATAGAATATAGGTGGAAATGTGGAATTTGTAAGATCGACTCGCGATCAGAATCAGAACTCAAGTCTGGAGGGGGAAAAAAGACGAGTTTGCCAAAGAAATTACGTTTCTTTGGTTTTAGCACGTTTTTCTTGTATCCACTCGTCTATTTTACGTTTTAGGTCGGTGTTTGGTTGCACCATATCCATCGTGAGGGGTGATCGGTTGAACGGATCGGTCTGATCACTCAATAAGTgtctagaaaaaataaattgattagTAAAATAGTTTGGGCGAAAGGAAACCAGTTTAGAATAAATTATTACCTAGCTATGGTAGATCTGTCAACGGTTTTTCGCGAAGAAGGTAATAAAACCGGATCGGTCATCAGTGTGGACATAATCGGATCTAAGTAATCATCCGGAGCTTCGGCTAGAATCTCTTCTTCGGTCATTTGTTGACTAGCTAATTCTGCTACTCGTTTACTCAATGTGTTTAAATCTTGAACCAATTCCAGGCCACGGATACGTACtgtaaaatatatgtatttggATAAATGAATAAACAGTTTCATAGGATGCGATCACAACAGACGTAAAATACACTCACCTAAGACATTGGCAGCTTGTTCGAATAACTGAGGACTGTAGGAACGTCCATCGCGACTCACAGCTGCACAGAATACATCGCTGCTACCGAGATGTACATAAATCGAACATATTTTTCGTACTATGGTACCCGGTTCGAATTTATACTCATCTTTGTTGTTAACCTAGTTAACAGAAAGCAGCCAAAATTAGATAAATGGTTCAAAATAGGAATAATCGAGTAAAAATATTCGTGTAATTGAACGTACTTTcaacgttttcttttttgggCCTACTAAATGGTGCAAGAAGTAATTCAACATGGCTGCTACTCGATCGACCATCGTTGAATGGCaaaatatcgtttttatttCTTCGGTCAGGTATTCCAAAGTGTTGATGGTATTCATTCCTAGAATATTGTCGAATCTGtaacatggaaaaaaatcgtgagtcagaaaaatttttttaaacaaatgattttcaactgaCGTACCTGGCAATCATTCCAGTGTGCTGTAATTGTTGTATATTTTGCTCTCTTTCATTACTAGGTAAACGATCCCATTCGttattttctctaaaaaacacaaaataatcagaaattaaaatcaataaaaaactcATCCACCATTAATTCAACTTTACCGACGAAATAAACTTACAAAGCTGTTTGCATTTGCCTTAATTGAGCCATATTCGATAAAGCTTCGTCCAATAAAAATATAGCATCGTTGATCAATATGTTTATAAAACGTAAGAACAGCGGAGGATTTACAGCTTCCATATTTTGTTCAGCATCAATAGCTAATTCCCTGCACAAACGAACAACGAATTACTCATAAGTGAATAACGTAAACCAAACAATACAATAATGTTGTTAAGACAAGAACTCACTTGAAAACTTCTTTTTGTTCTGGTAATGTCCACAAGTAATCCATAATATTGTACATCGGCCTTCTATAGTTGAACTTCTGCTCAAACTGTACACTTTGACCGGTCATTTCGATACCGACAAATACCTCCAATAAAGACGAAATAATCTGATCGTGTAAAATAACCAAATTAGATTCAATCTTACACATGTTAAAATTCTAAATGTTCTTTTATTTTTACGCACATTTCTTCTCAAAGGATGCTCATTGAATAACTTAGTTCGATAGAAGAAGTTCAAAGGACTGCTACTTCCGTACGACATTTCAGGCATATCGGTTTCAACAGCCGTAGGTAAAAGACATTCCAGGCATTCTGCTAGACGAGCTCTCAAATGAGGGTTTCGAACAAGTTTATTCGAACCCATATAAACTACCAACGCAGTAAGAACCGCGTCGAGTAATTCGGTACCTTTTTCTTCTAAAGCTGTGGGTTTAAAACGACGTACGAGGACTAAATACGAGCAAAGATTTTCGAATACGAACTCCGGAACGCATCTGGAAACAAATATAGGTCAATTCTACCAGTTTTTGGGCGTAATATTAAATTAAACAACGATATCAACTTACTTTAAAGTATTCGGTGGATCAGGAAGGGGGAAACTTAACGGTCTATATTTCAAAGGAGCGAACGTTTCGCGTTCAGTTGATTGATCATTGTCTAATAACAATTGCACTAGCCATGTACAGCTCGCTCGGTGAAAATCTCCCAGGTATGAGATGAACGAAGGTTCGATTAAGGcagttttcaaagaaatgtaTCTACAGATGAAAACACAACGAGAAATTAATACATACGTTAAATATAATGTAAATATCTAGTTTAATTCGAAGTAACTAATTACTTGATTAGTTGCGATTGCATTTTATCCTCCAATATTCCCCTGATGTTTTCATTCGCAGTGAATCTATCAGTTTGTAGAAGTTCTTGCATACGACCAATTTCTTGATTCAGATTCATCAGCCTGTCCAAGCAAGCTTTTACTCCAAGTTCCAATGCACTATGAGTCATAAAGAAGCATTCCGTAATGAACGAATATTCTCCTTTGGCGATCAAacgtttttcgttttcttccACAGGAATAAGACATGTTTCGGAATGAACGTTTTTTAAATGAACCTTTTTTGATTCGAAATCTACCGCAGATTCCTAAAATAAAACGACCAATAAGAATACGTTCGATATAAAGGGTGGAAATCACCTGAATACTTACCACAACGCAATAAGTGGGATCGATTTTTAATAACTTGGGATTATTGGCAGATTTCATAAACGGTTCGCAAAGTCTTATCAATACAGAACACAAATTTAGAGCAAAACCATCGGATATGTGTGTATGCTCCATTGGTAACAATTGCTGCATCATGTTGCCCCATAACTGCTTCCTCGACGTGTTGTTTTCGATACATTCGCCAAACCATGCGAGTAAATCGTTACGTACTTCGGGACATCTGAGGAAACATAGCATAATACGATGTAATCGTATGCTCAGGTTTTCTAAACCTACCcaaaggtttttgaaaatcaacatcgCGTCACTCTGCGGCAGAAAATAGAACGAAATTAGATATACCAGGAATAGAATTCAGTCAATTGAtgataaaatagaaaaatatttactcgGATGGttattttatcgaaatattCATCTCTGCTGTCTGGTTTTTTAGGTAAAGATGATATGCAGAATATAGCACCCAATAGCCTATCGGCGTAATTCTTGCCTACTCTTCTATTTTGTGGCATACTGTGTTTAACTACAGCCTGAAAAAGTTACTAGATTAATTACACAGTCGTTGAAAACGATCGCTGTAAATTTTTAGATACGTACTTTAGCAAATTCAGGAATCCTTGAAAAAGCTTCCAACGTATCTAAACATACGACTGGTAAAATAAGTATACTGCCTTCTTGAATATCTTTCTCAATTATACTCAGAACTGGTTGTAAAAATGAATATATCGTATTGCTACCAGCTTCTTCATCTTTCATTTCTTCGGCTATATCTTTAAAGAATTTGATTAATTCTTCACCGTGTGAAATATTGTTACTGGAGAATACACCGATGAACTGAAATTACAAATCAACGTAAGTACTTCCTTTCGCAGATATCATTCCAGTAGCGAAGCTGACGTACCTGAGCGTGAATATCCTGCGAAGAATACAGTTCCGGTTGTTTGAGCGCTGTCGCGGCATTTCTAATGATAAGTCTCATCACATGGTTAATGATATTCTTCCATTCTTCGGGTTCGTTTTGAATATTACGGCTGTACTGGCTTAGATCTTTAAAACATTCGAACAAATACGTAATACATTCGTTCAAAGTAGCTCGAATATCGACTTGTCTGTCGCGTTCTGTTTTCAATAAATGTGGCGTTGGGTCTTCCAGCAATAAGCGTTCGAATAAAGCGTGCTCCAGTACTTCTAGATCTATGACAGGTTTTTCGGTCGTCGCAGCTACCTCGTCCAAATATACCAGGGTTTGTTTGTCGGATGTGGCGTTGTTGCGATTCTTATTTATGGTGAATTTAAACACGTTTTCGATtaacgaattgattcgaaaaTCTAAAGAATTACTTGTCGATGGTAAATGACTCATAGCTGAGGGAGTTACTGCGATTTTAGTTCATCAACTACGAAACGTAAAGCGAAACGTGCTTTAAACATTTACTAATGCGaattaacactttttcaatATCTAGTAATAATTGCGATGTGTAAAACAGTAAATCGTTACGAAGGCAAAAATTCTAGTAATTATCTGTTCAACATTACTTGCAAAAATTAGATAGTGTGATAATGATGATTGTTTGACAACATCACAAGAAGATTCGAccaggaaaaatgaatttctcacCACGAATAAACTGCTGGTCGAACAGTGTTACCAATCTTCAGAGAAATGCTTCGTTACCAACAGGGCTGCATTTAGCCAATCGCATTGGCTAAGCTAAAggctaaagctaaaaaaaattttcattagctAAAAGCTAAAGCTAATGGCTAACAACTTCTGATTGGCTAGCTacagggcttgcaaaccgaaaccaaaaccgaaaccgaaacccccaaaaaccgattaaaattgctcaaaaccgaaaccaaaaccgaaaccaggagcgttattttcccacaactaaaaccaaaaccgaaaccgggagcgttattttctcaaattcaaaaccgaaaccgagagcgtaaccaattgaaaactgaattggttttggttttggaatttttcaggtaattagcccaattaatactgcatttttggtaaaaatgaagtgaaaactgatgctaaaggtaAAAAggcttgaaaactaaaaaaaatgacaaatttggcactgccaaagtgcaGCTTTCTactagtcacatacacaaagtacttgaaaaaaaaaaatgatcactttcttggccttcttcctTCTAaatagtgttggcctgagaatattctcaatgcgcataatctgagaatattcgcgaatattcgcgaatattctcgaatgcttggagaatattctctcaaaaaaataaaaatcatgatttttttcaaaaaagttgaagatttttcttcaattttccacagtttacaagttttaccactacttttctttaaaaatttccaattttccttgataatttgaaactttttcatggaaagtttcctattatctctaaactaagcaataatgttctattttttgaaaagaatctgcggaatatgcgcaggaaaatgcgcatattcttgcgcatgcgcaagcaaaaaaagaatattcgcgaatttgcccaacactacttctaaaaaaaggagaaaataggaaaaaaccgaaaccaaaaccaaaaccgaaaccgattcctttgaaatcaaaccCTTTAGGCAAAACCGGAACGAGagagatattatttttgaaaacctaaaccaaaaccaaaaccgaaacctttactttttcaaaaaacataaaaccgaaaccaaaaccgagagtgatatctatccggttttcaagccctggCTAGCTAACGTTTAGCTaatggctaatttttttaaaatgaagttgtACCTCAAAACACTCGTTAAAAAAAGACCAATTACATGGTACTCCCAGAAATTGTTTATTGACATATTAATCATTATGTAAAAAggagtaaaaagtaaaaaaaaaaaaaaattactcaaaatcaggtttaaaaatcaaatttacataaaattaagAGTCTAATAGGAGCAAAAATCAGCCAGccatggaaatgaaaaatgattggctAAAAGCTAGCTACTAGCTAATGCTTCGGAGAGTTAGCCAGCTAATGGCTAAAGCTAAAAAAGCATTGGCTACCCTCGGCTAACGGCTAATGGCTAAAAGCTAATGGCTAGCTAAGCAGCCCTGGTTACCAATTCTTCTGCCGAAGAATTTGCCTAATTTTCTTCTCGTAGGAAAAAATTGCcaagcagattttttttaaaaaaaagctacaGAAAGTGAAAACTAATAATATTTGTACAAGTAATCAACATGAATGAAGAAATATTATCaaaaccgaagaaaaaattcaaaggtttTACTCCGATATTTCAAAacccgaagaaaaaaaatgtaaaaaaagaacCCACCAAGAAACCATTTACCGGATTctcagaattttacaaaaaaataaaagattatgAAATCTACGACGAAGATGACGATTACGATAGCTTGTTCGATGCCTACTTACCAAGAAAAGAAGCACCTAAGATCcaagagaaaaaagaagaacCTTCTCCACCTCCGGATAAACACTTCAAACCTCAAAAGTACTTCGCATGGTGTAAAGAACGATCAAAAGAAGCTTTCGACAGATGCGCCGAAGAAGAGGGAGATATTGTACATAAcgaagaaaatgatgaaaatgaaagagCCGGATCAATTAAAGCTGATTCGCTGGTAATGGATATAAAAAGATCATCTGGAATGAAGAAATACGACGAGTATCGAAAACCCTATGACCAAAGTACGCTTGATAATTCATCGCAAACGAAAGACGATCACGATATTAATCCGTGGTTTCGTTCAATGCTAAATAAATGGCAAAACGTAGACACCTTGGGTGAAAATCGTGTACAACTTGAAGTACCTGAAGTTGACGATGGCTTAagaaatatttatgaaaaactcAACGCTagagaaaagttgaaatttaacgACGAATTGACTCGTAAAGTGAACACTTACCCgtatgattttcaattcaaatttttaaataaaaggatgaaaaactttttacaaAGAACAACACGTGCTGGGAATTTAGATGATGCCAGGTCAGATCATACATCAACGAATGGATCAGAAATTCCTAATCCGTGGAATTTCAACGATGAGTTACCTTGTCAGAAAAAAGAATTGGagatttattttaataaattaacgAAGCCTAAAcgtgaaatcaattttcaaccagAAGATTTTAAATCGTGGTATACGAAGATGACGTTTAATTACGATCGTCGATTTaaagattttgatgaaatgaataTTACCCCCGAACAAGAAGATTTTAGTGTCTGGATGaccaaaaatatcgaaaaattgaataaaaaatataacgaAGAGTTTTCCAAAGCTATGATGGATCTTGAACAAAGATGTCCCCTCAAAAATAATGTGCGTAAAGACAGATCTCAAGATCGTTTAAAAGAGGATTTTCCATCTGATATATCGAAATGTAATTGGTCTACTTCTAATGTAAGTAGTTGTAGAAGTATGATTGAAAAGTTGCAATGAATTTGTAAATTCTGACCTAGATGCAAACGTGGTATCCATGTTTTAAGAATAGAAAGTGATTGAACAACCCAATTGATAggtaatgacaaaaaaaaaaaacaatttaaaataaattttttatcatttggaTGGAAAATGGGCAATGTATTAGTACATATAAGTAGAGATTTGAAAACCTAACctgagtacctctacctacctcattttttgtgataatgtttttgaattttagtcgacattaaaaaaatatatacctatatattgaattattttgatacatttttgcttTATATACTTTATAAGTCTACacttgatagaaaaatttatataaaattatAACCTACTGTACAATGCTGAATTGCTGATACTTAATTAAATACTTAAAAATTAATGGGCCCACGGTTTCCAgccttttttcttaaaatattttcccaaaattgtaacatggttttattctcaaaattttccattttttggtcCGTGGGCGAGTAGATATTCAAACAACGCATTTCATCATCCTTAGAAACAGGTTCCCAATTCACTAATGGAGTACTAGGATTTCTGCgcaaataaaaattaggtaaatggtTTTAggttttatgaaatttggtcACATACTTAGCTTATAAATACACAGACACAACATACCCTGTTTTCATGAAAGCGATAATACTGGATGATAAAAATTTAGCCATTTGGTcatcgagttgattttttcttctaCCGTTCCAACTCACGATATAAAATTGATCGTCACAATGACAAACaccttaaaaaaagaaattggtaaattgattttaaatgaggaaaaatacaactttttaaaaatctgtaatACTACATTGTGAGTTAAACATAATTcactgttttcaatttcatattgtAATAACAACTCAAACAAAGCGAGTTGGTTTGCAGTCTTTGAATTTCCGAAAAAGCAAGCAAAGCTACTCCATAACTTAGTTGTTGTTTGAGTTGCAGCGTTAAATTAAGGAAGgcaaaacattattttaaatcaagaactttactacttacttacctgtgtattttttaatttttttaaaagcaactTACCGTAATTTTCTTTACCGGGATGATAATCAGAGAAACTTTCAGATCCTCTGTACTTGAATCGGTAGCAATAGACATTATTTTTTAccacagaattgtgtaatttggTGACCTTTGTTACAGGATGGTAGAATAACCGGTCCCCTAATGCCTGGaaataatttaccaagaataCTTACTGCTTTATGGTTCAATAATatctacttttattaaaatataatgtGGAGTGTTCCCGGGTACGATCAAGTGAGCATTTTCgtaaagtgccaattttttcatgatttttgattcatttttagaagGAATTATCTTTGCGAATCATGATAAACATACCTATAGTCAACGAGGGGAAGTTTTTAATTAGTTCATAGTGAGATTTATGAATCATAGAATCTCATTGTTTTTTCACCCTTCTGATTTGAACTCACAGAGAgatcgaatccaaaaaataaatggcCCATTAAATTCGTAGTTGCTGGCTCAAGGTGGAAC
The sequence above is a segment of the Planococcus citri chromosome 3, ihPlaCitr1.1, whole genome shotgun sequence genome. Coding sequences within it:
- the LOC135840994 gene encoding uncharacterized protein LOC135840994, with product MSDNILVSEDAWGSLLSSRDELLKENVKLKLELEEKEIEMKKMKPMLSIQRKIEIYEMILAPELKDPTSVFNHSVIKGTHQLMEYHEAKWAIILTKISDPRVVRLNGLIASANITSLMFCHTIGRFFTIALGLGGIHVPDLNSYGKQEMVDILESDFHIYDNSTIRCITDILMVM
- the Ube4A gene encoding ubiquitin conjugation factor E4 A: MSHLPSTSNSLDFRINSLIENVFKFTINKNRNNATSDKQTLVYLDEVAATTEKPVIDLEVLEHALFERLLLEDPTPHLLKTERDRQVDIRATLNECITYLFECFKDLSQYSRNIQNEPEEWKNIINHVMRLIIRNAATALKQPELYSSQDIHAQFIGVFSSNNISHGEELIKFFKDIAEEMKDEEAGSNTIYSFLQPVLSIIEKDIQEGSILILPVVCLDTLEAFSRIPEFAKAVVKHSMPQNRRVGKNYADRLLGAIFCISSLPKKPDSRDEYFDKITIRSDAMLIFKNLWVGLENLSIRLHRIMLCFLRCPEVRNDLLAWFGECIENNTSRKQLWGNMMQQLLPMEHTHISDGFALNLCSVLIRLCEPFMKSANNPKLLKIDPTYCVVESAVDFESKKVHLKNVHSETCLIPVEENEKRLIAKGEYSFITECFFMTHSALELGVKACLDRLMNLNQEIGRMQELLQTDRFTANENIRGILEDKMQSQLIKYISLKTALIEPSFISYLGDFHRASCTWLVQLLLDNDQSTERETFAPLKYRPLSFPLPDPPNTLKCVPEFVFENLCSYLVLVRRFKPTALEEKGTELLDAVLTALVVYMGSNKLVRNPHLRARLAECLECLLPTAVETDMPEMSYGSSSPLNFFYRTKLFNEHPLRRNIISSLLEVFVGIEMTGQSVQFEQKFNYRRPMYNIMDYLWTLPEQKEVFKELAIDAEQNMEAVNPPLFLRFINILINDAIFLLDEALSNMAQLRQMQTALENNEWDRLPSNEREQNIQQLQHTGMIARFDNILGMNTINTLEYLTEEIKTIFCHSTMVDRVAAMLNYFLHHLVGPKKKTLKVNNKDEYKFEPGTIVRKICSIYVHLGSSDVFCAAVSRDGRSYSPQLFEQAANVLVRIRGLELVQDLNTLSKRVAELASQQMTEEEILAEAPDDYLDPIMSTLMTDPVLLPSSRKTVDRSTIARHLLSDQTDPFNRSPLTMDMVQPNTDLKRKIDEWIQEKRAKTKET